GGCTGCCGAAAAAGGCGCTGTGGGCTTATGGCGGATTGGTAGCGGGCGCGCTGGTTTTGGACTGGCGGCCGCGGCTGCTCGTGGCCTTGATGACGGTGCTAGCCATTTCCTTGGCCGAGCTGACGCGGGAAACTCGTAGCGAGTGGTCCAGCCGTGTGTGGGGCGTGGCGCGTTACTGGGGCGAGCGCTCGTACAGCCTGTTCCTGGTCCACTTTCCTGTCTGCCTGGTCGTAACAGCCTTCTTTGCAGAGTACGTTGTTGACCGGCCGCACGCGGCGCTGGGCGTGCTCGTGCTCGAATATTCCTTGAGCCTGATCGCCGCCGTGGCCTTTTATCAGCTCATCGAACGGCAAATCTTGCGGGCGCTTTCTCAGCGCCGCGCACGAACGGCGGCAGCCCCGATGAATAGCGCCGGACAGGCCGTCTAAGACGCCGGGATCTGTCACCGGTCCCGCAGCTGGTTAGACCAGCTCGCCGATGACGCTTCCCTCGACCAGCGGTTGCGGCCGCCCGACCGGATCGGCGATGGTCTTGGTCATGGGGTCGATGCCGATATTGTGATACAGCGTGGCCAGCACGTCCTGGAATTCCACCGGCCGCTGCTCGGCGAACTCGCCCAGTCGGTTTGTCGCACCGATCACCTGACCGGTTCGCATTCCGCCGCCGGCCAGAATCGCGCCGCTGACTTTGGGCCAATGGTCGCGGCCGGCCCCCTTATTGATTCGCGGGGTGCGGCCGAATTCGCCCCAGGCGATGACAGTCACGTCGTCCAGCATGCCCCGGCTGTCGAGATCTTCGATCAGGGCACTCAGACATTGGTCGAGCTTGGCGCCGTGATCGCGTACCAGGCCAAAGTTATCGCCGTGGCTGTCCCAGCGACCGTAGCTGAGTGTGACGCACCGCACTCCCACTTCGACCAACCGGCGGGCTAGCAGTAGTTGCTCGTTGGCCGTCGGCGCGCCGTCGTATTGGAACTTATAGGGCTTGCCATCGCCGTACCGCTCGCGCACCTGAGGGTCTTCTTTCGACAGGTCGAGGGCCTCCAGCAGTCGGCTGCTAGTCAACACATTGAAGGCCTGCTGTGTGAAGCTATCGGCCGCGTTCATTGCGCCGCTGCGGTCGGCGTCGCGTCGCAGTCGATCGAAGCTCGCCAGCAGCGCTTTGCGATTATCGAGCCGGTCCAGGCTAATGTCGGTCAATTGCATGTCGGCCAGGCCCGTCCCCTCGGGCTTGAAGCAGCGGTAGGCCGGACCAAGGAAGCCTGCGGTGCCCGGATCTGACCAGGGAAGATGCTTGGTCCGCTCGGCCAGCCCCACGAACACCGGCACCGAGGGATCGACCGGGCCGAGCACCTTGGCCGCCACGGCGCCAAGGCTGGGATGCCCTCCCAAAACTTGCAAATCGCGGGGACGCCAGCCGGTCATGCACTGCCAGGCGTCGTGTCCGCCGCTGGCTCCCACGATCGACCGTAGGATTGCACAGCGATCCATCATCGCCGCCAGCCGCGGGAACGTTTCGCCAATCTGGATGCCGGGGACATTGGTGTTGATCGGCTGGAACTCGCCACGGATTTCCGACGGCGCGTCGGGCTTCAGATCCCACATATCTTGATGGGGGGGACCGCCTGCCAGGAAGATATTGATTACGGCCTTGTGCCGCTTGGCGGGCAGCAGCGTATCGGCTCGCAGCACCTCCGACAGGTCGAGCGTGCTGGCAAAGGCGCTCAGGGCGCCAATCTGTAGAAAGCCGCGGCGCGAGAGCCGCTTACCCAAACCTCGCGCTGGTCGCTGGAAGATCGTCAACATCGGTCGTGACTCCACAGGCATGTCGGACCGGAGGTCAGATGTGCTGACCGGGCGATCCGCGGACTTGGCACGGCAACGATTCTTTTTTTCAGGCAGGACCGGACATCCGGCGACGATGGCTAGTCGTGGCGGTCGGCTAGTAGCGGTGGCCCGCGACGGGTAATCTGCGGGCCGCAGTTGGGTCGGCCGTCAGTATACCATGTGTGCCGCACGCTCCAAATCCCGCTGAGTCCCGTTCTTCCGCTGGGGGGTTCCCCTGAAGGTTTATTCGGCTGCGTTCCACCGTGGGCTTTTCCCAGGATTGGAACCGCCGAAAGTCATTCGACCTGCTCATCAGGCGGCCCGGATATCTGGCGGAGGCCGGCAGCAGGCGGGCCCATGCGGGCTGGAAAGTGGCGCGTTTGGCAGGCGTTGCGGCGGGCGACTGGCGACGCGTCAATCTTGGCCCCTCGGGCGAGATCCGAAGAGTTTGTCGGGAAAGGAAGTTTTGTTCTTGAACGAGTCCAGCATCAGGTGGGACGTGATCGTGGTGGGGGCCGGCGCGGCAGGGCTGGTGGCCGCCGAGCGAGCCGCGTCGCGCGGTCTACGCACATTGCTGCTAGAAAAGAATCGCAAGCCGGGGGTCAAGATCCTCATCTCGGGCGGCACGCGCTGCAACCTGACTCATGCCACAGACGCCCGCGGCATTGTCACGGCCTATGGCCTGCCGGGTCGGTTCTTGCACTCGGCACTGGCAGCGCTCGGGCCTTCGGATGTCGTGGCGCTGGTCGAGTCCGAAGGCGTAGCCACCAAGGTCGAAGAGACCGGCAAGATATTTCCCGTCAGCGATCGAGCCTATGACGTGCTCGGCGCCTTCCTGTCGCGTCTGCATCGCAGCGGCTGCGAACTGGCGCTCGGCGAACCGCTATCGGAATTCACTCGCGACGCGGCTGGCTTTCGCCTGGTCACGCCCGCGCGAACGCTACTGGCCGAGCGGGTGATTCTGACCACGGGCGGACAATCGTATCCCGGTTGCGGAACCACCGGCGATGGCTATCTCTTCGCCACACAATTGGGACATGGCCTGGTGCCGCCGCGGCCGGCGCTGACGCCCGTGACGATTTCCACACCCTGGGTGCAAGAACTGTCAGGCGTGACGATACCGGATGTCGTCCTGCGAGTTGTCGAGCCGGGCGAGAAGCTGCGTACGCTCGACACGCGCCGTGGCTCGCTGTTGTTTGCCCATTTTGGTCTGACAGGCCCGGTGGCGCTCGATATCAGTCGCGTGGTCAGCGGCCACGTCAAACCGCAATCGTTGCGGATGGAATGCGACTTCCTGCCAAATGTGCCGGCCGCCAAACTGGATGACAGTCTGCGCGCCGAAGCCGTGGCGGCGGGCAAAAAGCAAATCCTGTCGCTCGTTCCCGCCGAAGTGCCGCGCCGACTGGCCGAGGCCGTACTGAGCGCAGTCGGCATTGCCGGCGACAAAAAGGCGGCGGAACTCGGCAAGGTCGAGCGGGCCGCGCTCGTCCGCGCAATCAAGCAATCCACGATCGCGATCAACGGCACCCGCGGCTACGCCAAGGCCGAAGTCACAGCCGGCGGGATCCCTCTGGCGGAAGTCGATTCTCGCACCATGCAGAGCAAACTCGTGCCGGGACTGTACCTCGCTGGCGAAGTGCTCGACCTCGACGGCCCCATCGGCGGCTACAACTTCCAAGCCGCCTTCAGCACGGGCTGGTTGGCCGGCGAG
The sequence above is drawn from the Pirellulales bacterium genome and encodes:
- a CDS encoding NAD(P)/FAD-dependent oxidoreductase, which gives rise to MNESSIRWDVIVVGAGAAGLVAAERAASRGLRTLLLEKNRKPGVKILISGGTRCNLTHATDARGIVTAYGLPGRFLHSALAALGPSDVVALVESEGVATKVEETGKIFPVSDRAYDVLGAFLSRLHRSGCELALGEPLSEFTRDAAGFRLVTPARTLLAERVILTTGGQSYPGCGTTGDGYLFATQLGHGLVPPRPALTPVTISTPWVQELSGVTIPDVVLRVVEPGEKLRTLDTRRGSLLFAHFGLTGPVALDISRVVSGHVKPQSLRMECDFLPNVPAAKLDDSLRAEAVAAGKKQILSLVPAEVPRRLAEAVLSAVGIAGDKKAAELGKVERAALVRAIKQSTIAINGTRGYAKAEVTAGGIPLAEVDSRTMQSKLVPGLYLAGEVLDLDGPIGGYNFQAAFSTGWLAGESV
- a CDS encoding DUF1501 domain-containing protein → MLTIFQRPARGLGKRLSRRGFLQIGALSAFASTLDLSEVLRADTLLPAKRHKAVINIFLAGGPPHQDMWDLKPDAPSEIRGEFQPINTNVPGIQIGETFPRLAAMMDRCAILRSIVGASGGHDAWQCMTGWRPRDLQVLGGHPSLGAVAAKVLGPVDPSVPVFVGLAERTKHLPWSDPGTAGFLGPAYRCFKPEGTGLADMQLTDISLDRLDNRKALLASFDRLRRDADRSGAMNAADSFTQQAFNVLTSSRLLEALDLSKEDPQVRERYGDGKPYKFQYDGAPTANEQLLLARRLVEVGVRCVTLSYGRWDSHGDNFGLVRDHGAKLDQCLSALIEDLDSRGMLDDVTVIAWGEFGRTPRINKGAGRDHWPKVSGAILAGGGMRTGQVIGATNRLGEFAEQRPVEFQDVLATLYHNIGIDPMTKTIADPVGRPQPLVEGSVIGELV